One Oncorhynchus nerka isolate Pitt River linkage group LG5, Oner_Uvic_2.0, whole genome shotgun sequence genomic window carries:
- the LOC115129198 gene encoding potassium channel subfamily K member 4-like, with product MRCPTLLALLAGVMLYLVMGALVFRYLESPKESKEHEKLLCTTRDFLGNHSCVTAQNLSDLIKSVVKAVEAGLDVKHSSTNFTSRWDLASAFFFCGTIITTIGFGNLSPRTKGGQLFCVCYALVGIPMFGFLLAGVGDHMGTGLRKAVWKMETLFLKRRVSPTYVRIMSAVLSILIGCLIFLAVPTLVFKEVEDWSFLEALYFVVITLTTVGFGDYVAGANRRDGDLFKPLVWLWIVFGLAYFASILTMIGNWLRVLSKKTRAEMEELRAHATDWTQNIQNMSMDFRIPNPLDLNDPFLLQRRRWKRSTRRRVRRGALGHHGRQGVIGENGHLPNRWVSHTRSMTRLEVVRLGGGEVRNEGTRLGPDSRVRARSEGRSLGRTVARSLSMPAARSVMELDYVRDPVAMMMLQGESAFESKSLSESPESDSRSEVSSSDSHTSDMCTAGQGITFASFDASGSLCTGERGSQGGSRQVFFQEDVRFPVPLQQLPKSHNPTKPIPMLPIFSVKPMPLPMPNPPGCKMLDFFGENLAYIDESSDTLSDRNQPVEGAVSPRPRKPRRRSVRRQLPHRSTLKERDSDMQPPSNPPTPPPLSHLRD from the exons ATGCGCTGCCCCACCCTGCTGGCCCTGCTGGCGGGGGTCATGCTGTACCTGGTGATGGGGGCGTTGGTGTTCCGGTACTTGGAAAGCCCCAAGGAGAGCAAGGAGCATGAGAAGCTGCTCTGCACCACACGTGACTTCCTCGGAAACCACTCATGTGTCACTGCACAGAACCTCAGCGACCTCATAAAG AGTGTGGTGAAGGCGGTGGAGGCAGGCCTGGACGTAAAACACAGCTCCACCAACTTCACTAGCAGGTGGGACCTGGCCAGCGCCTTCTTCTTCTGTggtaccatcatcaccaccattg GGTTTGGTAACCTTTCTCCCAGGACCAAAGGGGGCCagctgttctgtgtgtgttatgCCCTGGTAGGGATTCCCATGTTTGGTTTCCTGCTGGCTGGTGTCGGGGACCACATGGGGACGGGGCTGAGGAAGGCCGTGTGGAAGATGGAGACGCTCTTCCTG AAGCGGCGGGTCAGTCCCACCTATGTACGGATCATGTCTGCTGTTCTGTCCATCCTGATTGGCTGTCTGATCTTCCTCGCCGTGCCAACGCTGGTGTTTAAGGAAGTGGAGGACTGGTCCTTTCTGGAGGCGCTCTACTTTGTGGTCATCACCCTCACCACGGTCGGCTTTGGAGACTACGTAGCAG GTGCTAACCGGAGGGACGGAGATCTGTTTAAGCCCCTGGTGTGGCTCTGGATAGTGTTTGGCCTGGCTTACTTTGCCTCCATACTCACCATGATCGGGAACTGGCTGCGGGTGCTGTCCAAGAAAACACGTGCTGAG aTGGAGGAGTTGAGGGCCCATGCTACAGACTGGACCCAGAACATCCAGAATATGTCCATGGACTTCCGGATCCCCAACCCTCTGGACCTCAACGACCCCTTCCTGCTGCAGCGGCGCCGCTGGAAACGCAGCACCCGGCGGCGGGTCCGCAGGGGGGCGCTGGGGCACCACGGCAGGCAGGGCGTCATAGGGGAGAACGGACATCTGCCCAATAGGTGGGTCTCCCACACCCGCTCCATGACCCGTCTGGAGGTCGTGAGGTTAGGGGGGGGCGAGGTTAGGAATGAGGGGACGAGGTTAGGACCAGATTCCAGAGTCCGTGCGAGGTCAGAGGGCAGGTCGTTGGGCCGGACGGTGGCGAGGTCGCTGTCGATGCCTGCGGCGCGCTCTGTGATGGAGTTAGATTATGTCCGTGATCCTGTTGCTATGATGATGCTGCAAGGGGAGTCTGCGTTTGAGTCTAAGTCGCTGTCCGAGTCTCCAGAgtctgactccagatcagaagTCTCCTCCTCTGACTCTCACACCTCTGACATGTGTACAGCAGGGCAGGGGATAACTTTTGCCAGTTTTGACGCCAGTGGGTCTCTCTGTACTGGGGAGAGGGGAAGCCAGGGAGGATCCAGACAGGTATTTTTCCAGGAGGATGTCCGGTTCCCTGTGCCTCTCCAGCAGCTCCCCAAGTCCCACAACCCCACCAAGCCCATCCCCATGTTGCCCATATTCTCTGTGAAACCCATGCCGCTCCCCATGCCCAACCCACCAGGCTGCAAAATGCTAGATTTCTTCGGGGAGAACTTGGCCTACATTGACGAGTCGTCGGACACGTTGAGTGACAGGAACCAGCCCGTTGAGGGGGCTGTCAGTCCTCGCCCCCGTAAGCCCCGCAGGAGGAGCGTAAGGAGGCAGCTGCCCCACCGGAGCACCCTGAAGGAGAGGGACAGTGACATGCAGCCCCCCTCCAACCCCCCGacacctccccctctttcccatcTCAGAGACTGA
- the LOC115129220 gene encoding transforming growth factor beta-2 proprotein-like isoform X1: MDKVPVWIRMRECFLSMSSNCFINSDVDCCLRSLYIDFRRDLDWKWIHEPKGYKGCPYLWSADNHYNMILSLFNKLNPEASASPCCVPQDLEPLTIVYFMGRTPKVEQLSNMVVKSCRCR, encoded by the exons ATGGATAAAGTGCCTGTGTGGATCAGAATGAGAGAGTGTTTTCTCTCCATGTCTTCCAACTGTTTTATAAACTCTGACGTGGACTGCTGTCTGCGATCTCTCTACATCGACTTCCGCCGGGACCTGGACTGGAAGTGGATCCACGAGCCGAAGGGCTACAAGGGCTGCCCATACCTCTGGAGCGCTGAcaaccactacaacatg ATCCTGTCACTGTTTAACAAGCTGAACCCTGAGGCGTCGGCATCTCCGTGCTGCGTACCTCAGGACCTGGAGCCTCTGACCATCGTTTACTTCATGGGCCGAACGCCTAAGGTAGAGCAGCTCTCCAACATGGTGGTCAAGTCCTGCAGGTGCCGCTGA
- the LOC115129220 gene encoding transforming growth factor beta-2 proprotein-like isoform X2, which translates to MKTFQRGNWSRRGNWRYINSRTVRPQTKGPWLSVDVTDTVTDWLAHRGLGDELLQQQLRRPGSGLAKGQVDFSTKTPHLILTLRPSDRVDNPGKMTRKKRATADTTTCSR; encoded by the exons ATGAAAACATTTCA AAGAGGCAACTGGTCCAGAAGAGGCAACTGGAGATACATCAACTCCAGAACGGTTCGCCCACAGACCAAGGGGCCGTGGCTCTCGGTGGATGTCACAGACACTGTGACAGACTGGCTGGCTCATAGAG GTCTGGGTGATGAGCTGCTTCAGCAGCAGTTGCGGAGGCCAGGGTCAGGGCTGGCTAAGGGCCAGGTAGATTTTAGTACCAAGACCCCCCACCTCATCCTCACCTTAAGGCCCAGCGACAGGGTCGACAACCCAGGCAAGATGACCCGCAAGAAGAGGGCCACCGCAGACACCACCACCTGCTCCAGGTAG
- the LOC115129220 gene encoding multifunctional methyltransferase subunit TRM112-like protein isoform X3, whose protein sequence is MVPSCFVVCSVYYRLVLKLSHLKLLYPTELGLLQGSPAELVTDYEKNEDFLCKIHRVLLEVKVLEGCLQCPDSGQEATGPEEATGDTSTPERFAHRPRGRGSRWMSQTL, encoded by the exons atggtccCTTCCTGTTTTGTTGTTTGCTCTGTTTACTACCGTTTGGTTCTTAAACTGAGTCATTTAAAGCTACTGTATCCAACAGAG CTGGGTCTTCTCCAGGGCTCACCTGCAGAACTGGTCACAGACTATGAGAAGAATGAAGACTTCCTGTGTAAAATACACAGGGTTTTGCTGGAG GTGAAGGTGCTGGAGGGCTGTCTGCAGTGCCCAGATTCTGGCC AAGAGGCAACTGGTCCAGAAGAGGCAACTGGAGATACATCAACTCCAGAACGGTTCGCCCACAGACCAAGGGGCCGTGGCTCTCGGTGGATGTCACAGACACTGTGA